The genomic interval TTCGTCGTGACGCTCACGGACTTGTCGGTGTAGACTTCGGCGTCGGGGAAATTCTCCTTGTAGTAGTCGAACGTCGGACAGAGCACGTAGCGCACCCAGGCCAGTTTCTGCGGATTGTTGCTCCGGACCATGAATCCCATGGTCAGGTCCGCCTGTCCGCCCGTGGTGGTCGTGTAGTGTTCGTTGTCGATGTTCTCGCCGAACTGCTCGACCATCGTCTTGTAGAGCGAGGGGTTCGTATCCTCGATGCCGTGGTAGAACTCCAGCACCTTGCGGTACTTGTCGGGCGTGAAGTTGCCCAGGTACATGTACCACTCGTTCTCGGCATCGTAACGCCACCAGATCGGGCAGGTGGGGGTGCCGTCCGAGATGAGTACGCGGAATACGTTGCGCGGGACGCCTTCGAACAGGTCGGTCTCGACGATCTGGAGCACGAGCGAGGCGGTTTTCGTCAGGATCTTCTCCGAGCGCTTCGCCGTGACGACGATCTCGCCTTCGACCTCGCCGGCGGGAATGACCAGCTCGCCCAGCGTGTAGTCCTCGCCTTCGACGGCATCGACCAGTTCGCGCTGCACGCCGCCCGAGATGTAGTTCGTCGTGGTGTCGTGGATCGCCGCGACCTCGAACGTGCGGTCGCGGTCGGAGACCGTGCCCAGCAGTTTGACCGGGACCTTCCGCTGGATCTCCTGCACCGTCTCGTCGTAGATGGCGAACGAGATGTCGGTGGAGATATACTGGTCGAGGTTGAGCGGACCCTCCGTGAAATAGAGCTTGTTTTTCTGCGACGTGTCGTATTTCAGCCACGTATCGCCGCAGGAAACCGCTCCGGCGGCGACGGCCAGCAACAGGGCCGTATCGAAAAGGAATGAACGTTTCATAAAGCCTCGTCGTTTAGTTTCGGTAATTGTCCTCCACGCTTTTCGGAATGGGAATCGTATAGGTGGCGTCGTCCGTGCCGGAGAAGACGCCCATGCCCGGAAGCTCCACGTCCGACTGGAGGTGCTTCATGTCGAAGAAACTCTCGCCGTCGGCATAGAACTCCTTGCGGCGTTCGTTGTAGATGTTCTCCTCGGTGATCGAACCTTCGCGGTCGGCGAAGGCGGTCAGCTCGCGCGACGTCACCACGTAGTCGAGGTATTCCACCGCCTTGTCGGGGTCCTTGGTGAGATTGGCCTCGGCGACGATGTAGTACATTTCGGGAATCCGGATCAGGCTCAGGCCCGGGATCGAGTTGCCGGTGTAGGTGGCGTTCGTCTCGCCGTTGGCGTACATTTTGCTGTAATGCTTGATGCACTGTCCCGTGCTGGTGTTGAACCAGAGGGTGTACCGCTTGTCGGTGCCGGCTTCGTCCGTGGCGTACACCTCCTTGTACTCGTCGGAGAGCTCGAGCGTGGCGCCGCTGTAGATGTGTTTGTCGTAGTAGTTCTTGAGGAACTGCGTCGAGTAGAGTCCGAAGAGGGTCTCCTGCATGTTGAGCGTGCCGGTCTCCACGGCATTCCACGCCTCCGCGGTCCGCATCAGAGGGAATTTCCCGCTGTCGATCACCTTTTCGGCATACTTTTCGGCCAGTTCCAGGTTGCCCGCCGTCCAATATACGCGGGCCAGCATCGCCTGCACGGCGTAGAGGTTCAGGTGGGTGATGCGGCAACTGGTGAAGCCGTCGGCGGCGTTGGTGCGCACCGGGGTGACCAGCTCCTCGTCCTCGGCGAGGTACTTTTCGGCTTCGGTGAGGTCGCCGACGATCTCCTCGAACACCTTGTCGAGCGAGCTGTACGGGGTGACTTCGATGCCGTAGCTCTTCACGTAGGGAATGGCCTTGGCCTTGGCCGCGGAGTCGCCCGAGCCGGACGATACGGCGAAGAGGCGCACCATTTCGAAGTGCATGAAGGCGCGCAGGGCGAGCAGCTCGCCCTTGTAGAGCCTGATATAGGGATATACGTCGTCGGCTTTGGGCAGAATGTGCGTCAGGGCCTTGTTGATGTGCCCGATCACCTTGTAGCCTGCCACCCAGATGTCTTCGGCGATGGTGACGGCGTCGTCGGTCGTCCACTGGCGCTGCACGGCGTAGGCCATCGGGTCGGTCTGCGGTATGGTGAAGTTGCCGATCATCGTCTCGGGGTATTCGAACGAGAGTTTGCGGCCGTAGAGGTCCTTGTCCGCGCCCATCTCGGCGTAGATGCCGTAGATGGCGTCCTCGCAGCCTTCGGCCGTCGCGTAAAGTTCCTTGTCGGTCACCTCCGATTTGGGATTGACGTCGAGGTAGGCCTCGCAGCCGCCCAGCAGCGGGAGCAGGGCCAACAGATAGAAACGGTATTTTTTCATGCGTGACATAATGCTGTACGGTTTAGAAAGTGGGTCGGAACACCAGGTTGATCGTCCGGCTGTAGGGATAGCTCGTGCCGCGTTCGTATTTGACGGTCGAGAGGCGGAAGATGTCCGAGACGCCCACGCCGATGGCCAGCCGCTTGAAGCCGATGCGCTTGAGGAACTTGGCCTGGAACTCGTAGGTGAGCATCGCGCTCGAGAGCCACAGCTCGTTGAGGCGCTCGACGAAACGCTCCGAACTGTAGGAGGAGTCCTCCGGCCGGATCTCCTTGATGGCCAGGAAGCGCGAGAGGTCGCCCGGGCGCTTCCAGCGGTCGGTGAAGGCGCGTGCGTCCACGTTGTAGCGCGGGTCGATGTCCTCCACCTTGGACCAGAGCGTCTTGTTGTAGGTGTCGCCGCCGAACTTGTAGCTGAACACGAGGTTCAGCGACCAGCCCTTGTAGCGGAGCGTGTTGAGCCACGTTCCTTGCAGCTTGGGCTGCGTGTTGCCCACCACCACCTCGTCGTCCGCATCGTACCGGAAGGTGTATTCGCCGTTCCGGTCGATGAATATTTCCTGACCGGTCGCCGGGTCGATGCCGGCCGAGCGCACGGCGTAGATATCGTACTGCGAACCGCCTTCGCGGAAGCGCAGACGCAGCGGGCTGTCCTCCTCTATCTGGTACGACGTGTTCTTGAGCGTGGTGCTGATGCGGTTGATGCGGTCCTTCACGTGCGAACCGTTGATGACCGTCGTCCAGGCCCAGTTCTTGCTGCGGATCACCTGTGCGGCCACCGAAAACTCGTAGCCGACGTTCTGGTTCTCGCCGAAGTTCACGGTGATGTCCTCCGCACCGGTCGATGCCGGCAGGGGGATCGACATGAGCTGGTCCTTCGTGGTGTTGCGGAAGTAGTCGAAGCCGATGACCAGCCGCTCCTTGAAGAGGGTCATGTCGAGGCCGAAGTTGTTCTTCAGCACGCGCTGCCACTTCAGTTCGGGGTTGCCCATGCGGATCGGTACGGCGCCCACGCCCGTGTAATAGAGGTAGTCGTTGTCGTATTTGTAGGTCGTGATGGCCTGGTAGGGGTTTCCGGTCGTCTG from Alistipes dispar carries:
- a CDS encoding DUF4843 domain-containing protein translates to MKRSFLFDTALLLAVAAGAVSCGDTWLKYDTSQKNKLYFTEGPLNLDQYISTDISFAIYDETVQEIQRKVPVKLLGTVSDRDRTFEVAAIHDTTTNYISGGVQRELVDAVEGEDYTLGELVIPAGEVEGEIVVTAKRSEKILTKTASLVLQIVETDLFEGVPRNVFRVLISDGTPTCPIWWRYDAENEWYMYLGNFTPDKYRKVLEFYHGIEDTNPSLYKTMVEQFGENIDNEHYTTTTGGQADLTMGFMVRSNNPQKLAWVRYVLCPTFDYYKENFPDAEVYTDKSVSVTTKGWRDPAYNY
- a CDS encoding RagB/SusD family nutrient uptake outer membrane protein; translation: MSRMKKYRFYLLALLPLLGGCEAYLDVNPKSEVTDKELYATAEGCEDAIYGIYAEMGADKDLYGRKLSFEYPETMIGNFTIPQTDPMAYAVQRQWTTDDAVTIAEDIWVAGYKVIGHINKALTHILPKADDVYPYIRLYKGELLALRAFMHFEMVRLFAVSSGSGDSAAKAKAIPYVKSYGIEVTPYSSLDKVFEEIVGDLTEAEKYLAEDEELVTPVRTNAADGFTSCRITHLNLYAVQAMLARVYWTAGNLELAEKYAEKVIDSGKFPLMRTAEAWNAVETGTLNMQETLFGLYSTQFLKNYYDKHIYSGATLELSDEYKEVYATDEAGTDKRYTLWFNTSTGQCIKHYSKMYANGETNATYTGNSIPGLSLIRIPEMYYIVAEANLTKDPDKAVEYLDYVVTSRELTAFADREGSITEENIYNERRKEFYADGESFFDMKHLQSDVELPGMGVFSGTDDATYTIPIPKSVEDNYRN